The region CCTCGGCGCCGATGGTTCGCGGGCGGCCAACCTCCCAGTTGATTAGGATAGGTAATCTGCGAGTGAGTTCCAACGACGGCTGCCGAAACCCGGATCGTGTCTCGCGAGTCCTGCTCGAGGTCGTGACCTGGCTTGCTGCGGCTATACACTGACAAGAGCCGCTCCAACAGGCATGCGAACACTATATACCGACGCGCATCGAACCCAAACTTAGTCTCCACGGTCACGAGTATGGGCAAGGTTCGGACGGATCGCTTCTTGCACGGTAACACGATTTCATGATCCAGGCTTGCTTATGACATGATTTCGAGCGCCATTGATTTTCCGACACGCCGGCTTTCTGCCACGCGTTCAATCGCCAGTCAGGAACACACATGAACGTACTGAAAGCCGGCGTCGCAAGCGAGACACATCACCCGGCAATCCCGACGTGGACGTGGCTCTCCCCGCTCTTGGCATCCCTGCTTCTCGCCGTGAAGTTTCTCCACTTCGTTCCCTCCGACGGTCCGGTGGTCCTTGTTCTTGCCGGTATCCTGCTTGCCGCCGCCGTCTTTAGCGCAGTTCACCACGCGGAAGTCCTCGCGCTTAAGCTCGGCGAGCCATTTGGTTCGATCCTGTTGGCAATCGCTGTCACGGTCATCGAAGTCGCATTGATCGTCTCGATTATGGTGTCCGGGGCTGAAGGCAGCGGCTCCGTCGCGCGGGATACCGTGTTCGCTGCCGTGATGATCGTGCTTAATGGCGTCGTCGGGCTTTGTCTGATCATGGGAGGAAGCCGGCACTTCGAGCAGTCGTTCCAGCTTAAGGGTGCGTCCTCCGCCCTAGCGGTGCTCGGCACCCTCGCCGCCTTGGCGTTGATCCTCCCAAATCACACGCTGACAGTTCTCGGCCCGTCTTATTCTCCACTCCAGGCGATGTTCATCGGCATCGTTTCTCTGATGCTCTGGGGCGTCTTCGTCTTCGTGCAAACGGTCAAGCATCGCGCCTACTTCTTGGATGCCCCCGCTGAAGATGTGATCGATGAGGACATGACGGAGGGCTACCACCCGAAGCCTTCAGACCGGGAAGCCCAGGCATGCCTGGGTCTGTTGCTGGTTTCGCTCGTCGCCGTCGTTCTTCTGGCGAAGACCTTGTCGCCTTCTCTCGATGCGGCCATCGATCTTGCCGGACTGCCGCACACCTTTGTCGGCGTGGTCATCGCCGCGATCGTGCTTTTGCCGGAAGGGATTGCCGCAGCGAAATCCGCCCTCAAGAACCAGCTTCAGAACAGCATCAACTTAGCTCTCGGATCGGCCATCGCGAGTATCGGGTTGACCATACCCTCTGTCGCGGTGGTCTCGCTTGTTCTTGACCAGCAACTGGCCCTGGGCATCTCGGCCGCGAACACGACGCTGCTAGTGCTTACCTTGTTCGTGAGCACCCTGACCCTGGGAACCGGCCGCACGACGGTGCTACAAGGGGCGATCCATCTGGTGATATTTGCCGTGTTCTTGCTGGTTTCGGCGATCCCCTAGGGCTGCTTCGCGAGCTTTGCTGCGCTATCAGGGTCCGGACGGCGGCGTCGAGGGCCGGTTCCTTTCATGGGACAGGAGGAAATCGGGCGGGTACCGCCTTGGCAAACCGCACCCGCGCGTCCCGTACGGCGCGGCGCCGATGCTGCGCCCACAATATCGTCAAAGCTGTCCCCGCCAACTGTAACAATGATGACCGCCACCCTTATGCCTACCGCGCCACATGATCTGAATGTAGATGAGGCGTAACGCATTGAAACCATGGTTAACAGCCCGTTAACCAGAAGCTATATCTCAGATTACTTCCACCACCTCATTGCCTTTTCTTCAGTGTCGTCGGGATCCGACGACGATCATTGACGATCGGCGGGGTGACTATTTGCCGAAAAACCTATCCTGGAGCTCGAAGGAGCGATTGAATTCCAAGGCTTGCGGACGCTTGATGGACTTGCGCTGAGAGCCAGGGAATGCCACCGCCTGATGAGACCAATGACCGCTGAACGATAAGAACGAGCACAGAGAAAACAACCGCTTTCATCCCTAAAGCCTATTCGATCGCGAGGCGGGCCGCGAGAGTGGAAGAAATCGCTCCGCCACAGTGGACCTCACCCGGGCAGGCACAAAACGGGTACCCGCCTCCCCTCCCCTCAGCTCGCATAGCGCCGCACTCCACCATTCGCCCGCGCGAGCGCCATCAGCATAGGGCCGATTGCAAACTCGCCTCTTTCGGTCCTTCGGGTCAGATCTCTGAGATAACCGCCGGGCGAGTTGATGTGTCCTCCCCTTTCCAGGATGCAGGCGATCACGGTGGCGGCGTTTTCCGGCCCCATGCCCGAGCAGGCTTCCTCATAGGCTGAGGGACTGACGCCGAGCATCGAGCGCACGACGACGGCCGCCGACATCAGGTCTCGCCAATTACCGATGCTTCCGCCGGGCCCATAGTCGAGAATACTGGGGCAGGCTTGAAGGACGAGGCCGAGCGGGAAGGATTTCAGGCCTGGTCCGGCGCCCGGATCGGCCGCGCCTCCAGCCCTGTTGCTCATCCGGCCGGAAGGCTTTTGCTGTTTCAATCTTCGTTCGTCCGAGGGCCCGGCGTTCGGGTCGTTATCGGCCGCTGCCCTTTCGCCCTGCTTCGTTTCGAAGCTTGGTTCAAGTTCATAATTGGAGTCGGGATTTGAATTCTGTTTGTGATGCTCAATTTGAGACTCATTGGCGTCTATTTTTTGTGTTTTTATCCGTCTTTCCAGCATGTTGACGACCTCTGCACGCAGCAGCCCCATCTCGTCGAGCAGCGGTGCCAGGTCTTCGGCGGTCGCCACGCGTGGAATTCGGGTAAGAAGCGTGCGAAACATCGCCGAAATGCCTTCCCAATCGCCGGAAATCTCTTCGTCGAGCGCTGTCGTGATCAATTTGGAAATGTCGCGCCGGCACAGCGTCAGGCGTTCCCTGGTCACCCGTAACAGCTCCCGGTCGGCAACCGCCTGAGCAGCCAGACTTTCGATTTCGACAGCACGCGCCAGAAGCGGTGCGACGCTGAAGCCGAAGGCATCGCCGATGGCCCCTGCCCTGTCGCGGCGCGCATAGCGCTTTCCATTCGGGCTGTCCTTGCGCAGGATCAGGCCGGCCTCGACCAGGACGGCAAGATGCCGCCTGAGGGTTGCCGGCGTCATGCCGCGGGCGCGCAACGAAAGCTGCGAATTCGACGGGAAGACGATCAGTCCCTTTTCCTCGGAGATTTCGTCGTCAGGGTAGAATGTCAGAAGAGCGTCGAGCACCGTCAGCGCCCGATCGGTGACGCCGAGCGCCGGCCGTGCTTCGCAGATCGCCCTGAACAGCTTCCATTTGCTGCGTTTCATTCCCGGCTCGATGGTCTCGGCCAGGTGCTGGCTTGCCAGCATGCCAAGCGACATCGGCCGCCGCCCAAAGGGCGTCGTCACATATCCACTCTCCATTTGCCTTCACCTCAGTTTAGGCAAAAGAAATCTGCTCACCAAAAAGCGGCGCCAAGACTCTTGACTGTGATTCGTGGAAATGCGATTCTCGATCTGCTAGGAATACGAGGAAGGCTTCCACGACCGCGTCGTTGGGGCCTTTTTCTTTTGCGGTCTACTCTCCTTGCTGAATGTTTCGGCCTCGATAAGCCTTGTAGAGATCCGTCAGGCTTTCGGAGAGGAAATCTCCAAACCCGACCGCATCCTTGGCCTTCAAAGCAAGTGTAAAAGTTCGTCCATCGCTCCGCAGGTCGGCGGCAACGGACTTATCGTCGGCAATCCATTTGCTCGCACGAACCTGTTTCGATGGAGCTGACCTGCCTGATGCCTTGATATGCGTCAGCAGGACGTTAAACCGATCGTCGCCTGTCTTCGCGTTGAATTCTTCGGTTCCGAGGAAGGCACGTGCCCTCTCCAGATTCGACGGCCGCTCCAGCAGGGTCTTCAGCTCATACCAGCGATCACGTCCAATGCCCTTGGCTGCTCCGACCGCATCCAGCAATTCGCGAGGCATGCTCGCCACCGCCAGCATCTTCGATAGGGTCGCCCTGTCCACCGAGAGTGCCGAGAGAACAATTGCGTTGTCACCATCGAAGTGAAGCCGGGCGATCTCACTCGCGAACATCGCCTTCTCAAAAAATGACAGATTGGCGCGCGCCGAATTCTCTTGCCCCTGCGCGACGAGATGATCGCTATCTTTCAGGTCTTTGACGACTGCACGGACGTTTCTTCCGAGCGCCCTTGCCGCTCGAAGACGTCGGTGCCCGAACACCACCATATAGCGCTCGGAATCCTTGGGGTGAGGCCGCACCAGGATCGGGCTGGCCTGCCCCCGCTCCCGAATTGCCGAAAGCAATTCGTTGAACTCCTGTTCGTCCTCCTCAATGCGATCGCGCACGAACGATGCATCGACCAGATCCGGGTTCAGTTCGATGACAGTCTCGCCCTCCAGCAGCTTGTCTGCACGGGCCGCCATCTCATCGATGGAATTCAGGATCGACTTAGAAGCGCCCCGGATGGTGTAATCAAGCACTGCCCGGTTGCTGTCGGTCGGCGTGTCGCTCATCACATTGGCGAATGGGTTTTTCCGAGCCATATCGCTATCCTCGAAGCCACGTTATCGGGTTGTTTCGACTGCAGAATCTTGCTGTTTTGACGGCGGTCAACATCATTAGAGCCTCCCCCAAGCCCTATGGATCAATCCTTGGATCTCGAAATTGACGGCATCCATGCATTCGATCGCGCGGTCATAGGTTTCTCGCGTGAAATTTGAGCGATCGAGCTCGTAGAGGGTGCGTTTCGTCAAGCCGGCATCGGAGATCGCCGTTGTCTTCACCATTGGGCTCTTGAGGATTTCCTCGGCAAACATCGATTGCATGAAGCCCAGCATCTGCACCTGCGGAACATCCGTTGGCTCAAATCTGGTGATCAGGTAACGGAGCCAGTCCATACGCACATTGGCGCCAGCCTTTTTGATTGTCTTGGTGATATTGCCGAGCATGAGCAGGAATTGCGACATCGACATCAGGTCCAACATTTGCGGATGGACTGTAATCAAGACGGAGGTCGCGGCAGTGAGCGCGGTTAAGGTGAGATATCCCAGTTGCGGAGGGCAATCGACCACCACGACGTCGTAGCGGCTGTCAACCTCCTCGAGCGACTTGCCGAGACGCGTGAAGAAGCGCTTCCCATCCGTGCCAGCCTGCATCGCAAGGGGCGTGTCGTATTCATACTCCTGCAATTCCAGATTCGCCGGGACAATATCGAGGCCAGGGAAATTGGTCGGCAGAATGACGTCGGCAATCGACTTGCGCTCGTCATCATAGCGTATCGCATCGTAGAGCGAGGGATTTCGATCAAGCTCCGGCTGGAAACCGTGCAGAGCCGAGAGCGACGCCTGTGGGTCAAGATCGATGGCAAGCACGCGGTGTCCGGTAAGCGCCAAGTGCTGGGCAAGGTGAGCCGTGGTGGTCGTCTTGCCAGAGCCTCCCTTAAAGTTGACGACTGCAATGACCTGCAATTTATCGCCCGGCTTGCGGTGAGGAACATATTTCTTAGCTTCGGACTTGCCCGTCCTGTCCAGAAAAAATCGCAGCTCCAACATCTGTTCGGCAGTGTAGTATCTGCGATTTCCCGACGTTGTGATCGGCTTCGGGCCCTTGCCGTCGAGATAGAGGCGCTTCAAATTGCTCGGGGTGACGCCAAGATAGTGCGCGACCTCCGCGAGCGAAAACTGGCGCAAGTTCTTTTTCGCGTTCGGGGGAAAGTTCTCCAGACGCAGTTGATCGAGCTTGCGCGAGATTTCCGCACCTTGCATCAGGATCTTGTCGTCAAACTCAAACGACGGTAGCGGGCTAAACGCGTTCATTGTGCCTTGGACCATTCTGTCGATAAAATCACCAAAACCGGAGATATGTCGTCATTATCTCCGATTCTCTGAGTCTCACAAGGGAAATAGCGTTAACAGGAAGTCAACGCACAGCAGAACTGCAGGTCATAGCGATTCTCTCTTAAAGGGAAGGTCGTGATCTCCTTATTCACAGATCATGTTGACTGCCGTCAAAACGGTGGATTTTGATAACAAACGCAATAGCTTAAGAGTTCAATCCCTTGAGGTCCCTGTTGGCGGTGTCCAAATTCGTGTCGCGACGGCAATTTTGGAGAGGACGCCGACAACCGCCCGATCGCCTGGCGCCAAGTCAGAGACCAGGCGAATCGGGAGGGCTCGCATACCTTCTCGCAAGCGGAAGAACTTAGTCCATCTGAAGCACCATAACCGCGTCTGGCCGTACTGATGGACATCGACCACACCGCGGAAAGGAATGGCGACGGGTTGCTTGAGAAGCGGCGAGGCGAGCGTCCGACATCTATTATGGTGGTTTCTTCGGCTCGCGCTCGAAGGGCTGGGCGGATGGACTGGGCAAGCACGCGATCAATCCACAGCAACGGTTTGCCTATGCGACGGGAAAGAACGCCTCCGATATCGCGCTGGTGATCGATGCGATGGACCTGTTGCACAATGCCCCTTTTTGACGGTTCTGCCCGATCTCGTCGGAGATCGATTTCACCCGACTGCCCGCCCGGGTCCGAGAGAAGGGCGTCGATGTTTTCACCTGCAACGAGCAGAAGACCGGCCGAAAGGCCCGCCTGGCCTGCCAGCGGTTCATCTACACCGAGAACGTTCTTCCCCGGGCGAAACCATAGACGAGCAGAGCCCAGCGCCTGCCGACAAGCCGGGAGCGGCCGAGGCGGAAGGTGGAGCAGGGCAGGAGAGCGATGCGCCTGTCAACCGTGTCAGGCGCATGCGGTCCGAGCACCTCAAAGATCCGTCCGGCGGAGTTTAGCTTCAACCGACCGCCATGCCCGTGCTTGGGATCTTCTTGGCGCTTGATCGGATCCCAAAGGTGATGAGCCACGAATTTTGGGGAGCAACGGTTCCGGCACCTGGCAGGGGAGGGGAGGGGGAGAGCGCTTGGAAAAAGGGGCACCAGGCTTCGAGGTAGGCGGGATCGGCGGCGAGTGCCTTTAATTGGCCGGCGAGATGCTTGTGCCTTGCGACCTGCGCCGGATGTGCCGAGCTCAATCTGTTTGGAAGGCCGTGTTCGTCGTAGAGGTCCGTCATGGACGGAGGTCGGCCTAGACGGCGCCATGCGCCGGTCGGGGCCCGGGATCCCCGATCGTGTCGATCGGATGGCGGTTCTTCCGCTGCCCTAGTTCGATGCCGTAACCCTCAAGCGCTTGCTCAGGGAGCTTTTCAACCAGCCTATTGGTGCGCCGTGGGGCGAATGGGCCAGTTCCTTGGCCCTGGCGCAGAGGACGGAGAGCCGTTCGGAGATCGATTTGCGCTCAGCGCTACAGGTCGAAGATTTACATCTGAGCCTAAAGGTGGCTCATTGCCGATGCTTGCCTATGGGTGGAAGAAGTAATAAGCCATATCGCTTCTAGTTAACGCGGGATTTACCATACTTTCAATGTGTTATGATGTTGATAAGTAACCAAACGAGGCTGTGGCGCCCGATTTCCGACGCCGGCGCGGCATTACCGATCCGCGGCATTCGCTGGTTCGCATCGTCGAGACCGAGAGCTTGAAGGAAGTTCGTGCGATTCCAGTCGAAGGCAAGCCCTTTACGATCGTTGCTGTAGGCGGCTCCGGCGCCTCGCATTGACGCGATGGCCTTGGTCCCGAAGCATTTGTTAGCTCCGGGCCGAGCTCGCTCCATGGGGAGATGGCGATGCAGTACCCTCGCTGACGACCTGATGCTCGCAAAAGCCAGAGCCTGGTGCTCTCGATTCACGCCGGAAACAAAAGTTCAACGACGGTTCCCTTGCCCGGCAGCGAGGCAATGCGAGCGTCTCCACCGCTTTGGCGTACGAAGCCATAGACCACTGCAAGGCCAAGACCCGCGCCTCCTTCCGCGTCGCGCGTGGTGAAATAGGGCTCGAACGCCTTGTCGACGGCCTCCGGCGACATACCGATGCCGTCATCCGTCACGCTGACGCTGACGCCAGCCTCGCTGCGGGAGCAACGAATAAGGATTGTTCCACCCGCTGGCATGGCCGCAGCGGCGTTGAGACAAAGATTGAGGATCGATTGCTCGAAGAGCGCCGTGTCGATGAAGACGATAGGCAGGTCGTCGGCAATTTCGAAGGCAAGCCGGCAATTTTCGCCGATCGCGATTTCCAGCACGTCGGCCATGCCGCGCAGCACGGCGCCAATCTCCACCGCGCCGGGATGGATCGGCTGCTGGCTGCCGATGGAAAGCATGCTCCCGGCCAGCGACCTGCCACGGTCGGCAGCTTTACGGATGCGGGCGAGGTGCCGTTTTTGCCGGTCATTGAAGCCGGTTTCGCGCTCCAGCAGGCCGAGGCTACCGGTGATGATGCCGATCATGTTGCCTACTTCGTGGCTCACCTGGTGGGTCATGCGCATGATGCCGTCGAGGCGTTGGATCTTTGCTGCCTCCGCCTCCTGCCGGTCTATGTCGGTAATATCGCGCGCCAGCAGCACGATTCCGCCATCGGGCTGGCGCGACAGCGACACTTCCGTCACCCGCCCCACGTCGGAGCGGTGGCGCAGCACCGACCGGTCGGAGAGCAGACCGGCATCGTTTTCGGCCGGCAGGAGGGTCGGCTCGATCTCCGTTAGCGGCGCCACGAAACTGCGGAGCGGCAGTTTCCTGGCCGAACCAGACCAGCCGACCAGCTCGATGACACGCCGGTTCATGGTGATCGGCCGGCCGCGCGGATCAAACAACGCGATGCCCTCGTTCATGCTGCGGAAGGTGGAGCGGATGGTGCGTGCGGCGGCTTCCGCCGTGCGCCGCAGCTGCGTCACGCGCTCGACGCTCTCCCGGAACGCGCGGAAGGCTTCGAGCAGACGCACGAGCTCGGTTTCCGTGCCGTCATAGCGCGGCGTATCAACATCCTTGCGACCTTCTGCCAGCGCGTTCATGCCGTTCGAAAGGGAGACGATGCCGCGTGAGACGCGCATGACCGATCGGATCGAGACGATGGCCATTGCCAGCACCAGCAGCGAGGCGACGGCGACGATGACGAGGATGCGGCTCAAGGCATCGGAGGTCGAGATGAGGTCGTCACTGAGGCTGCGGGCGACGGCCTCGCTTTGGGTTTCAGTCGCATGCGACAGATCGCGCGAGACGTTGTGCAGGCGCGAGACGGCGGCGCGGATGGCGAACATTTCGAGGAGATACCGCGTCTGTGCCTCGAAGACCCGTTCGTAAGGCGCAAGCTCGGCGGCGGCAATCCGGGTGTCCGGCGCGGCACGTTCGAGGCGCGGGGCGGTTTCCGACACGTAGCGCCGCCGCAGTTCGCCGAGCTGAAAGAGGCTGTCCGAGTTGGAGGCGGATTGCACGATGGCGTTCAACCGACTGCGGAAACCGGCGTCTGCAATGCCGCTGCCGGTCGCGATCTCACCGAGCGCTGCTGCAGCCTCCGCCTTGTGCTGCTGGGCCGATTCTGCGTCGCCCGCAAGGGTGGTCGTTTGCGTGCGGATCGTTTCCAGCAGCTCGATGATGCGGCTACTCGCAAAACCCTGCACGGCAGCCCCGTCGTTTTCAGGTTGCATGGCGCGCAAAAGCGCGTCGACCTGCACGACGACCGAGCGGCTTTCGCTGGAGACCCGGTAGGGTGAGGTCGCATTCATCAGGAAGGGCGCACTGGAGACGAGATCGGAAACCTGCCGCGAGACCAGCGAGGCCTTGGCGAGACTTGAAAACGCCTGCAGGCCATAGGCGGCCATCTCTTGGCGCGCCCGCTGCAGGCCATAGACGGCAATGGTCGAAAGGCTGAAGACGAGCACGCAGATGAAGGCGATGGCGAAGGGCAGGCGAAAGGCGATGGAGGAGAGGAAGGGGCGGCTGATCACGGTGCGATCTCGCCATCGTCTGTGTCGAGAACATAGCCCTTGCCGCGGCGCGTCTTGATATGGCGCGGCAGGTCCGGATTGCGCTCGATCTTGCGACGCAGACGCAGCACGAGCACGTCGACATTGCGGTCGATATAGCGCTCGCTTTCCGCGCCCAATCGATCGAGGATATGCGCGCGGCTAACGGGTGTGTTGGGCGTTTCGGCGAGGATTTCGAGCAGCGCGAATTCGGCGCTCGTGAGCGACTTGGCAGGGTCGGTGCGGCAGATGGCGCGGCGGCCCTTGAGATCCACCGACCATTCGCCGAGCTTCAGGGATGTCGGTTCATGCTCCCGCTCGCTTTCCCGGTCCGGCTTCAGCGAGGGGATCGTCCGGCGCAGCACGGCCTTGATACGGGCAGTCAATTCGATAGGCTCGAAGGGTTTGACGACATAGTCGTCTGCCGCGGTTTCGAGACCGAGCACCCGGTCCACGGCGCTGCCGGCAGCCGTCACCATGACAATGCCGATATTGGCCTGCGCACGCAGGCGCTGCGCGAAGGTGCGGCCGGAGGTGCCGGGCAGGTTATGGTCGACGAGCACGAGATGCACGGTTTCGCGCGAAAGCACGATCGTGGCCTCTTCCGCGGACGGCGCGGTGAGCGCTGTCCATCCTTCCGCCTCAACGAGGTCGGAGATAAGCTCCGCCATGTCCGGATCGTCCTCGACGATCAGAATGGTTATCCTCTCATTCAACACATGCACGTCCTCCCGCGCCTATTATAGGCAGAGCCGCCACGATCTTCAAAGCGAGCTCTTGTTATGCGATTTGTCACATTTGTAACCTTTGTCATGTTTTCGACGATGAAGCCGCTCCCGCTGTAAGAACCGTAACCATTCTTCGATTGCGCAGCGAAACAGATGTGACATCCTGACTGCGGAGATTGGGACGCACCGTCCAATGGGAGGAAATTGTGAAAGGCATCACCGCTTTCAGCGCGGTAGCAGCTTTGTGGCTGGCAAGCGCCAGCACCGGCATGGCAGCCCCGTCGCTCACCGTTCTGTGCGGTGTGGACGAGATGTGGTGTGCCGCGATGAAGACGGCCTATGAGGCAAAGACCGGGCTCGAAATTTCGGTGACGCGCAAGAGCACCGGCGATATCCTCAATCAGATCCGCGCGGAGAAAGCGGCGCCTACCGTCGATGTCTGGTGGGGCGGCACCGGCGATACCCATCTGCAGGCCGGTTCTGAAAATCTTCTCGAACCGTATCAGCCTGCCCATGAGCGCGACATGCTGCCGTGGGCGCAGAACTTCTTTGCCATGTCCGGCGGCCGCTCGGCCGGCATTTATGCGGGGGCGCTCGGCTTTGCCTACAATGCCGACCTGCTGCGCGAGCTGAAGCTGCCCGCGCCGACCTGCTGGAAGGACCTCACGGACGTCGCCTATCGCGGCCGCATCCAGAGCGGCAATCCGAATTCGTCCGGCACCGCCTTCACGACGCTTGCGACGTTGGTGCAGCTCTTCGGCGAGGACGAGGCTTTCCGTTATCTCGCTGCGCTCAACCGCAATATCGAGCGTTACACCCCCTCGGGGGCTGCGCCCGTCAAGGCGGCGGCGCGCGGAGAAACGCTCATCGGCATTTCCTTCATGCATGACGCCGTCACGCAGAAGCAAGTCGGCTTTCCCCTCGTCATCGTCGCGCCCTGCGAGGGCACCGGATACGAGATCGGCGCCGTGAGCATCGTCAAAGGCGCACGAAATATCGAGGAAGCAAAGCGCTTCGTCGATTTCGCGCTGAGCCCGGAAGGGCAGGGTACAGGCGCGGCGTCGGGCCAAAACCAAGTGCCATCCAACGCGAAATCCAGCCTGCCGCTTGCAGCCCCGGATATCTCGATGATCAAGATGGTGGACTATGACTTTGCCACCTTCGGCTCGCCGGGTGAACGAAGTCGACTGCTCCGCAGGTTCGATGCGGAAATCGCCGTGACAAACTGATCAAGGTCTTTCGACAAACCACAATCCGAAAACATGCACACGCCGCCGCGGGCAGGCCGATGGCCGCGCTGTGTCTTGTTCGTGCGAGAATTAACCCAGGCAACAGGAGGATGCCCCAATGAAAATGAAGACCCTTTCCCTCATGCTCTTCGCCGGCACGGCGCTCGGTGCGCTACCGGCGCAGGCGGCCGGCGAACTCAACCTCATCTGCTCGGCGGACGTCGTGATCTGCGAGCAGATGAAGGGCGATTTCGAGAAGTCGCATAGCGACATCAAGGTGAACATGGTTCGCCTCTCGTCGGGCGAGACCTATGCCAAGGTGCGCGCCGAGTCTCGTAACCCGAAGACCGACATCTGGTGGGCTGGCACAGGCGATCCGCATCTCCAGGCGGCATCGGAAAATTTGACGCTGGAATACAAGTCGTCGAAACTCGACGAACTCAACGACTGGGCGAAGAAGCAGGCAGAAAGCTCCGGTTACAAGACCGTCGGCGTTTATGCCGGCGCGCTCGGCTGGGGCTACAACACGGAAATCTTCAAGACCAAGGGCTACAAGGAGCCAGTCTGCTGGGCCGACCTTTTGGCACCGGAACTGAAGGGTGAAATTCAAATCGCGAACCCGAATTCTTCCGGCACCGCTTACACGGCGCTCGCCTCTCTCGTGCAGATCATGGGCGAGGACCAGGCTTTCGACTACCTGAAGAAGCTGAACGGCAACATATCGCAATATACCAAGTCCGGATCGGCACCCGTCAAGGCCGCAGCACGCGGCGAGACGGCGCTCGGCATCGTCTTCGTGCACGATGCGGTGGCGCAGACGGCTGAAGGCTTCCCGGTCAAGTCGATCACGCCTTGCGAAGGT is a window of Rhizobium leguminosarum bv. trifolii WSM1325 DNA encoding:
- a CDS encoding sodium/calcium exchanger membrane region (PFAM: sodium/calcium exchanger membrane region~KEGG: msl:Msil_3452 sodium/calcium exchanger membrane region) — protein: MNVLKAGVASETHHPAIPTWTWLSPLLASLLLAVKFLHFVPSDGPVVLVLAGILLAAAVFSAVHHAEVLALKLGEPFGSILLAIAVTVIEVALIVSIMVSGAEGSGSVARDTVFAAVMIVLNGVVGLCLIMGGSRHFEQSFQLKGASSALAVLGTLAALALILPNHTLTVLGPSYSPLQAMFIGIVSLMLWGVFVFVQTVKHRAYFLDAPAEDVIDEDMTEGYHPKPSDREAQACLGLLLVSLVAVVLLAKTLSPSLDAAIDLAGLPHTFVGVVIAAIVLLPEGIAAAKSALKNQLQNSINLALGSAIASIGLTIPSVAVVSLVLDQQLALGISAANTTLLVLTLFVSTLTLGTGRTTVLQGAIHLVIFAVFLLVSAIP
- a CDS encoding replication protein C (PFAM: replication protein C~KEGG: ret:RHE_PF00212 plasmid replication protein RepCf2), which gives rise to MESGYVTTPFGRRPMSLGMLASQHLAETIEPGMKRSKWKLFRAICEARPALGVTDRALTVLDALLTFYPDDEISEEKGLIVFPSNSQLSLRARGMTPATLRRHLAVLVEAGLILRKDSPNGKRYARRDRAGAIGDAFGFSVAPLLARAVEIESLAAQAVADRELLRVTRERLTLCRRDISKLITTALDEEISGDWEGISAMFRTLLTRIPRVATAEDLAPLLDEMGLLRAEVVNMLERRIKTQKIDANESQIEHHKQNSNPDSNYELEPSFETKQGERAAADNDPNAGPSDERRLKQQKPSGRMSNRAGGAADPGAGPGLKSFPLGLVLQACPSILDYGPGGSIGNWRDLMSAAVVVRSMLGVSPSAYEEACSGMGPENAATVIACILERGGHINSPGGYLRDLTRRTERGEFAIGPMLMALARANGGVRRYAS
- a CDS encoding plasmid partitioning protein RepB (KEGG: oan:Oant_4455 ParB-like partition protein~TIGRFAM: plasmid partitioning protein RepB; parB-like partition protein~PFAM: ParB domain protein nuclease; RepB plasmid partition~SMART: ParB domain protein nuclease) — protein: MARKNPFANVMSDTPTDSNRAVLDYTIRGASKSILNSIDEMAARADKLLEGETVIELNPDLVDASFVRDRIEEDEQEFNELLSAIRERGQASPILVRPHPKDSERYMVVFGHRRLRAARALGRNVRAVVKDLKDSDHLVAQGQENSARANLSFFEKAMFASEIARLHFDGDNAIVLSALSVDRATLSKMLAVASMPRELLDAVGAAKGIGRDRWYELKTLLERPSNLERARAFLGTEEFNAKTGDDRFNVLLTHIKASGRSAPSKQVRASKWIADDKSVAADLRSDGRTFTLALKAKDAVGFGDFLSESLTDLYKAYRGRNIQQGE
- a CDS encoding plasmid partitioning protein RepA (TIGRFAM: plasmid partitioning protein RepA~PFAM: Cobyrinic acid ac-diamide synthase; regulatory protein MerR~KEGG: mlo:mll9654 replication protein A), with the protein product MNAFSPLPSFEFDDKILMQGAEISRKLDQLRLENFPPNAKKNLRQFSLAEVAHYLGVTPSNLKRLYLDGKGPKPITTSGNRRYYTAEQMLELRFFLDRTGKSEAKKYVPHRKPGDKLQVIAVVNFKGGSGKTTTTAHLAQHLALTGHRVLAIDLDPQASLSALHGFQPELDRNPSLYDAIRYDDERKSIADVILPTNFPGLDIVPANLELQEYEYDTPLAMQAGTDGKRFFTRLGKSLEEVDSRYDVVVVDCPPQLGYLTLTALTAATSVLITVHPQMLDLMSMSQFLLMLGNITKTIKKAGANVRMDWLRYLITRFEPTDVPQVQMLGFMQSMFAEEILKSPMVKTTAISDAGLTKRTLYELDRSNFTRETYDRAIECMDAVNFEIQGLIHRAWGRL
- a CDS encoding hypothetical protein (KEGG: similar to collagen type IV alpha 4 chain); the encoded protein is MATGCLRSGEASVRHLLWWFLRLALEGLGGWTGQARDQSTATVCLCDGKERLRYRAGDRCDGPVAQCPFLTVLPDLVGDRFHPTARPGPREGRRCFHLQRAEDRPKGPPGLPAVHLHRERSSPGETIDEQSPAPADKPGAAEAEGGAGQESDAPVNRVRRMRSEHLKDPSGGV